Proteins co-encoded in one Acidobacteriota bacterium genomic window:
- a CDS encoding helix-hairpin-helix domain-containing protein — MKHLSTHKYTLAAAAAILTLGVGLVITSSVVLASPAQSQQAAPAQSQAPAAPQKPAGPLSRLPDEKGKDTLIRVCGKCHSPAIVIANGQNREGWEATITKMAGLGASASDEEFTDILDFLVKNCPPMAAKVNINKATSAEIEGQLGFTTKQAEDIVAYRQKNGDFKTLDDLKKVPAMNPTDVETRKNNITF; from the coding sequence ATGAAGCATCTTTCGACCCATAAGTACACACTTGCAGCGGCAGCCGCAATCCTCACCCTGGGTGTGGGACTCGTGATTACCTCTTCTGTGGTGCTTGCGTCGCCGGCACAAAGCCAACAGGCTGCTCCTGCGCAATCGCAGGCACCGGCTGCGCCGCAAAAGCCGGCTGGTCCCCTGTCTCGGCTACCCGATGAGAAGGGAAAGGACACATTGATCCGCGTCTGCGGAAAGTGTCATTCGCCTGCGATCGTCATCGCTAATGGACAGAACCGCGAAGGCTGGGAGGCGACCATTACCAAGATGGCTGGGCTCGGGGCCTCCGCAAGTGACGAGGAGTTCACCGACATACTCGACTTCCTGGTTAAAAACTGCCCTCCAATGGCAGCCAAGGTCAACATCAACAAGGCAACATCTGCTGAAATCGAAGGCCAGCTCGGCTTCACCACCAAGCAGGCGGAGGACATCGTTGCGTACCGCCAAAAGAACGGTGACTTCAAAACCCTTGACGACCTGAAGAAGGTTCCCGCGATGAACCCCACTGATGTTGAAACAAGAAAAAACAATATAACATTCTAG
- a CDS encoding LacI family DNA-binding transcriptional regulator, producing the protein MPPTQKELAKLAGVSSGTVSNVISGSTKVSERSRQKVLEAIKALNYQPNLIARSLRTNRTRTLGIVVPDITIPFFPKIIRGAECAARERGYFLIVLDSEGSPDRESDMIALLRAQRVEGMLLVTASGEELTPERWEMFTSSFPAVCLDRLPADLNVDSVCVDDSGAAEMAISHLISMGHTQIAVVTGPLTLRNEQERLRGYRQALQKASIPAQKSLIWSGSFEQDEVARLCQNGMLRAANMPSALFATNGVTGLAALRSLYSVGLSTPKDFSFTTFDEITAEDFFRPGITSVVQPTFDMGYRAVEVLLDRIENGELYPRQKVRLPATVTVRESSSTPIAVTAAKAQPAKAPANRKRGVDRRR; encoded by the coding sequence ATGCCGCCTACGCAAAAAGAGCTCGCCAAACTGGCGGGGGTATCCTCGGGGACTGTTTCCAACGTTATCAGCGGCTCAACCAAGGTCAGCGAGCGCTCGAGGCAAAAGGTACTCGAGGCGATCAAGGCGTTGAATTATCAACCAAATCTGATCGCGCGCAGTTTGAGAACCAACCGGACGCGCACACTCGGAATCGTTGTCCCTGATATCACGATTCCCTTCTTTCCCAAGATCATTCGCGGCGCAGAGTGCGCTGCGCGTGAACGCGGATACTTTTTGATTGTGCTCGACTCTGAAGGGAGCCCGGACCGAGAGTCGGACATGATTGCCCTGCTACGCGCTCAACGCGTTGAAGGGATGTTGCTGGTTACAGCGAGCGGCGAGGAACTTACGCCAGAACGATGGGAGATGTTTACGTCGAGCTTCCCTGCGGTGTGTCTGGACCGTTTGCCCGCAGACCTGAACGTCGACTCTGTATGTGTGGACGACTCTGGAGCGGCGGAGATGGCCATCTCACATTTGATCAGCATGGGGCATACGCAGATTGCCGTTGTGACGGGACCGCTTACACTGCGCAATGAGCAGGAACGGCTGCGCGGCTACCGTCAAGCGCTGCAGAAGGCCAGCATTCCCGCTCAGAAGTCGCTTATCTGGAGCGGCAGTTTTGAGCAGGACGAGGTTGCTCGACTGTGCCAGAACGGCATGTTGAGGGCGGCGAATATGCCGTCGGCATTATTTGCCACCAACGGGGTTACGGGGTTGGCTGCGCTGAGAAGCCTGTACTCCGTTGGATTGAGTACGCCAAAAGACTTTTCATTTACAACCTTCGACGAGATTACGGCGGAGGATTTTTTTCGTCCCGGGATTACCTCCGTCGTTCAACCCACCTTCGATATGGGCTATCGCGCAGTGGAGGTGCTGCTGGACAGAATTGAAAACGGCGAGTTGTACCCCAGGCAGAAAGTGCGGCTTCCGGCAACGGTGACCGTCCGGGAATCGTCGAGTACACCGATTGCCGTGACTGCGGCGAAGGCACAACCTGCTAAAGCGCCTGCCAACCGCAAACGCGGCGTTGACAGGCGTAGATGA
- a CDS encoding sugar ABC transporter ATP-binding protein, with amino-acid sequence MPEPFEDIQTPLQRQCLLRARGISKNFSGVRALHDISFELLPGEVHALIGENGAGKSTFTKIVTGAIAADSGSIEICGKTVHNNNPNLARSLGVSAIYQQPSLFPHLSVAENIALALENSASSWRIDWKTRFSRAKELTDRLGAQIDLRRSAGSLSMAEQQIVEIAKAIGSEAKILFLDEPTALLSDREVANLFRIVHQLREQGVGMVYISHRLEEIEQIADRVTVLRDGSTIDCRETKGVKRDEMIAMMVGRSVASIFPKRSVPIRNTVLSVSNFSNRDLGLHDISFSVRGGEILGFSGLVGSGRTELAKTLFGMTPGDSAISIAGQPVHITSPRQAIDLGIGYLPEDRRQHGLIMEMDIASNITMASPKEVSRWGFIDRGKEQGVAKRYVSDLQVKTSSTSTPAMNLSGGNQQKVALARWLATKPQLMILDEPTQGVDVAAKAEIHHLISQMAEDGVAIILISSELPEILGMCDRVAVFHEKTIVQILDRKDTAQEKIMALAFGHSLDDSTSGGSV; translated from the coding sequence ATGCCCGAGCCATTCGAAGATATTCAGACGCCGCTTCAGCGCCAGTGTTTACTGCGCGCGCGCGGGATCTCCAAGAATTTTTCGGGCGTGCGCGCTTTACACGATATCTCCTTCGAACTACTTCCAGGTGAAGTGCACGCTTTGATTGGAGAGAACGGCGCGGGAAAATCTACGTTTACCAAGATCGTTACCGGAGCAATCGCCGCCGATTCAGGGTCCATCGAGATATGCGGAAAAACGGTCCACAATAACAATCCAAATCTAGCGCGTTCCCTGGGGGTGTCGGCGATCTATCAGCAGCCGTCTCTCTTCCCCCACCTAAGCGTTGCTGAGAATATCGCGCTGGCTTTAGAAAACAGCGCGTCTTCATGGCGGATCGATTGGAAGACCAGATTTTCGCGGGCAAAGGAACTGACCGATCGACTGGGCGCTCAGATCGACCTCCGGCGGTCCGCCGGGTCGCTAAGCATGGCTGAGCAGCAAATTGTTGAGATAGCAAAGGCCATTGGATCAGAAGCGAAGATACTGTTTCTCGATGAACCTACAGCCTTATTAAGCGATCGCGAGGTTGCCAATCTCTTCAGAATCGTCCATCAGTTGCGTGAGCAAGGCGTGGGAATGGTTTACATCTCACACAGGCTTGAGGAGATTGAACAGATCGCCGATCGTGTGACTGTTCTGCGCGATGGGAGCACCATTGATTGCCGGGAGACGAAAGGGGTAAAGCGCGATGAGATGATCGCAATGATGGTCGGACGCTCTGTGGCTTCGATCTTTCCAAAGCGTTCTGTGCCCATCCGCAATACGGTTCTAAGTGTTTCAAATTTCAGCAACCGCGATCTGGGGCTGCATGATATTTCGTTCTCGGTTCGCGGCGGAGAGATTCTCGGTTTTTCTGGCCTGGTCGGCTCTGGTCGAACAGAGCTGGCTAAGACATTGTTCGGCATGACTCCTGGAGATTCGGCGATATCGATCGCTGGACAACCCGTCCACATCACTTCTCCTCGGCAAGCCATCGATCTGGGCATCGGCTATCTGCCCGAGGACCGGCGTCAGCATGGCCTAATCATGGAGATGGACATTGCCTCGAATATCACAATGGCTAGTCCCAAAGAAGTCTCCCGGTGGGGCTTCATCGACAGAGGCAAGGAACAAGGAGTGGCGAAGCGATACGTCTCCGATCTGCAAGTCAAGACATCGAGCACATCGACGCCTGCGATGAATCTCTCGGGCGGGAACCAGCAAAAGGTCGCATTGGCCCGCTGGCTCGCAACGAAGCCACAGTTGATGATTCTCGATGAGCCGACGCAGGGTGTGGATGTGGCAGCAAAGGCGGAGATCCATCATCTGATCTCGCAGATGGCCGAGGATGGTGTTGCGATCATTCTCATCTCGTCGGAGTTGCCGGAGATACTTGGGATGTGCGACAGGGTTGCAGTGTTTCATGAAAAGACCATCGTTCAGATACTGGATCGCAAGGACACCGCACAGGAAAAGATTATGGCCCTGGCCTTTGGGCACTCGCTCGATGACTCGACGTCGGGTGGCTCTGTATGA
- a CDS encoding ABC transporter permease: MTMRTTEFGVLAANVVLLGVLAFCTHGYFTRGNLLDLFLSAMPVMIIAVGMTLVILTGHIDISVGSVFALCSVTMGMCSASGIATLPSAIVACIAGTLCGAFNGVLVAKLRIPSIVVTLATMVAMRDGLRWMTQGAWVEGLPPRFQWFGMSSTSYNILCLFVVTLLVVLSAFVLRHLRLGRAVFATGSNEAAARIAGIDTSRVVLGVFALTGLLTGLAAALNATRFKQIPSNSGIGLELKVIAAVAVGGAVITGGSASIAGTVLGVLLLNSIGSALTFLGIDAYWEKAIQGGIILIAVAIDAIKMRRKQGDNAVIA, from the coding sequence ATGACGATGCGCACCACGGAGTTCGGAGTACTTGCGGCTAATGTCGTGCTGTTGGGGGTCCTGGCATTCTGCACTCATGGCTATTTCACCCGAGGAAATCTCCTGGACCTGTTTCTGTCGGCGATGCCGGTCATGATTATTGCTGTCGGCATGACGCTGGTGATTCTTACCGGTCATATCGATATATCGGTAGGATCGGTCTTCGCCCTGTGCAGTGTGACGATGGGAATGTGCTCTGCCAGCGGTATCGCGACGCTCCCGAGCGCCATCGTTGCTTGTATTGCCGGGACATTGTGCGGAGCATTCAATGGTGTACTTGTAGCGAAATTACGTATTCCCTCCATCGTCGTTACGCTTGCGACGATGGTCGCTATGCGCGATGGGCTTCGCTGGATGACGCAAGGCGCGTGGGTTGAAGGCCTGCCACCGCGGTTTCAATGGTTTGGTATGTCGTCGACGAGCTACAACATTCTTTGCTTGTTTGTTGTGACACTCCTAGTCGTGCTTTCAGCGTTTGTACTACGGCATCTGCGCTTAGGCAGGGCCGTTTTTGCTACTGGTTCGAACGAAGCAGCGGCGCGAATAGCCGGAATCGACACCAGCCGAGTTGTTCTCGGCGTATTTGCGCTGACCGGACTTCTTACTGGTCTTGCTGCTGCTCTCAACGCTACACGCTTCAAACAGATACCAAGCAACTCAGGTATTGGCCTTGAGCTGAAGGTCATTGCGGCCGTAGCAGTGGGAGGGGCTGTGATTACGGGAGGCTCGGCGAGCATCGCTGGGACCGTCCTGGGGGTCCTTCTTTTGAATAGTATCGGCTCTGCACTGACTTTTCTCGGTATCGACGCTTACTGGGAGAAAGCGATTCAAGGGGGAATCATTCTGATAGCAGTTGCTATCGATGCAATCAAGATGCGGCGAAAGCAGGGTGACAATGCCGTCATCGCATAA
- a CDS encoding substrate-binding domain-containing protein: MPSSHKGAPSFRLTGIQCALLAGLFIECLIFAVSSPAFFTATNLFEILRFSVELGLLAAALTPVLITGGIDLSVGSTIGLVSVIFGLASHDLHCSIPVSIAIGLLIGVACGALNAVMIAGFRLPSLIVTLGTFSLYRGIAEGMTHAARSFTGYPSSFLFLGQGYVGGVVPVQVFVFFAVIALYALLLHRSVIGRAVYAIGFNVDGARYAGLPVDKYLFLVYLLCGATSGLAAIIYVSHLGLAKSDLGTGFELQAITAVVLGGTSVMGGRGSIFGTLLGLFFLTVLQNGMHLMGMPSEMTGVITGVLLLAVVAVDLLQNKSGATQKDRIALSGQRVVRLAPVLFVLIAGVLLVGVRFHWAHNTDRNALTGSGHRPVIAVMPKAKGDPYFVSARAGAEEAAKELGVDLIWDGPTSLDASQQNELVENWITRGVDAIVVAVENKGSISTVLRKARQHHIAVLTWDADAETNARDYFLNQATPEGIADALVDEAARLLPDGGQFAIITGALSAENQNEWIAFIKASVAKKHPDLKLVTVLPSDDDRDKAFQQTQTILKVYPEIRLVMAISAPAVPGAAEAVQQSKRSVDVIGLSLPSICKPYIHSGVVRSIVLWNTRDLGYLTVYAGWLDATKRIAAGTSSVTAGRLGRLDVKGSEIVLGKPLLINKDNIDQLPF; encoded by the coding sequence ATGCCGTCATCGCATAAAGGAGCACCATCCTTCCGGCTCACTGGAATACAGTGCGCTCTGCTTGCGGGGCTGTTTATTGAGTGCCTGATATTTGCGGTTTCATCTCCAGCTTTCTTTACCGCAACGAATCTGTTCGAAATACTACGCTTCAGTGTGGAGTTAGGACTTCTAGCAGCCGCGCTAACGCCCGTACTGATAACAGGTGGCATCGATTTGTCTGTTGGATCGACGATCGGCCTCGTTTCGGTGATCTTCGGCCTTGCCTCGCATGATTTGCATTGCTCCATCCCTGTATCGATCGCAATCGGGCTGCTCATCGGTGTGGCTTGCGGGGCGCTGAATGCTGTCATGATTGCTGGATTCAGGCTGCCATCGCTGATTGTCACGTTGGGCACGTTCTCACTCTACCGCGGTATCGCAGAAGGAATGACGCACGCAGCAAGAAGTTTTACGGGCTACCCATCTTCCTTCCTGTTTCTTGGTCAGGGCTATGTTGGCGGCGTGGTTCCCGTACAGGTCTTTGTTTTTTTTGCGGTCATCGCGCTCTACGCTCTTCTCCTGCATCGTTCCGTGATTGGGCGCGCTGTCTATGCGATCGGCTTCAACGTGGATGGCGCGAGATACGCCGGTTTACCTGTCGATAAATATCTCTTCCTTGTCTACCTGCTTTGCGGAGCGACCTCCGGACTTGCTGCAATCATTTATGTCTCACACCTTGGGCTGGCTAAATCAGATCTTGGTACAGGGTTTGAGTTGCAGGCGATCACCGCAGTTGTCCTTGGCGGGACATCGGTTATGGGGGGCCGGGGAAGCATCTTTGGCACGCTGCTCGGTCTCTTTTTCCTTACGGTGCTTCAGAACGGTATGCACCTCATGGGGATGCCTTCGGAGATGACTGGGGTGATTACAGGCGTGCTGCTTTTGGCTGTTGTTGCAGTTGATCTGCTGCAAAATAAGTCTGGGGCGACTCAAAAAGATCGCATAGCGCTTTCTGGACAAAGAGTAGTTCGTCTGGCGCCTGTCCTCTTTGTGCTTATTGCTGGCGTTCTCCTGGTGGGCGTTCGATTCCATTGGGCGCACAATACCGATCGGAATGCTCTCACAGGGAGTGGCCATCGTCCCGTCATTGCAGTGATGCCCAAAGCCAAGGGTGATCCTTACTTTGTCAGCGCACGCGCGGGGGCGGAAGAGGCGGCGAAGGAACTTGGCGTCGATCTGATATGGGACGGGCCGACAAGTCTCGATGCTTCGCAGCAAAACGAGCTTGTAGAGAACTGGATTACGCGCGGAGTGGATGCAATTGTTGTTGCAGTCGAAAACAAAGGAAGCATCTCAACCGTATTGCGCAAGGCAAGGCAACATCACATCGCTGTGCTTACCTGGGATGCCGACGCAGAGACAAATGCGCGAGACTATTTTCTTAATCAGGCAACTCCCGAAGGAATCGCAGATGCACTCGTCGACGAAGCTGCAAGGCTACTTCCCGATGGGGGGCAGTTTGCGATCATTACGGGAGCCTTGAGCGCTGAGAATCAGAACGAATGGATTGCATTCATCAAAGCATCTGTTGCCAAAAAGCATCCGGATCTGAAGCTTGTTACGGTACTTCCGAGCGATGATGATCGCGACAAGGCATTTCAGCAGACGCAGACGATTTTGAAGGTTTATCCCGAGATTCGTCTCGTAATGGCGATCTCAGCGCCGGCTGTGCCTGGAGCAGCGGAGGCAGTTCAGCAATCGAAACGATCTGTCGACGTTATTGGCCTTTCGCTGCCTTCCATCTGTAAGCCATATATTCACAGCGGAGTGGTGCGGTCGATCGTTCTCTGGAACACAAGAGACCTGGGCTATCTGACCGTATATGCCGGGTGGCTCGATGCTACAAAGCGAATCGCTGCCGGAACTAGCTCAGTGACGGCAGGACGCCTAGGAAGACTTGACGTAAAGGGTAGCGAGATTGTTCTCGGCAAGCCTCTGCTCATCAACAAGGACAATATCGATCAGCTGCCATTCTAA
- a CDS encoding aldose 1-epimerase family protein, with protein sequence MSKQGAKEALLTRVGKLSQVGGITSLVNAEGRGKGIATLRVRTAAGLELWIVPDKGMDIYEASFLGQSLCWHSPTGLVHPSYYSSRGLDWLETFAGGLLTTCGLTTVGSPSIDDGRELGLHGSISNTSAEHVSWDETWDNDDCRFEIRGRARETAVHGANLLLERTISTTLRSKAFTIEDRVENQGVRESPLMVLYHFNFGYPLLTENSRIFASPSKVNPIDGLSQESLDNWMMFEAPVRNQKERVYFHEMKRKTNGWATVVLVRDRNRPDFGIRLSYDATTLPEFVQWKMTGENHFVLGLEPGNCRTLGRSAERQRGTLQTIQPGEVRRFQIALEILDSAQAVQAAIEDTIVP encoded by the coding sequence ATGAGTAAGCAAGGGGCGAAAGAAGCGTTACTTACTCGTGTCGGCAAACTCTCCCAGGTAGGCGGCATTACCAGCCTCGTCAACGCCGAGGGACGAGGCAAGGGAATCGCAACGCTGCGCGTTCGCACTGCGGCTGGCTTGGAGCTCTGGATCGTTCCCGACAAGGGCATGGACATCTATGAGGCCAGCTTTCTCGGCCAGTCTTTGTGCTGGCATTCGCCCACCGGGCTGGTTCATCCATCGTATTACTCAAGCCGCGGGCTGGACTGGCTCGAGACATTTGCTGGCGGCCTGCTGACAACCTGCGGCCTCACGACAGTTGGGTCGCCATCAATTGACGACGGCCGGGAACTGGGACTCCACGGATCTATTTCAAATACCTCCGCTGAGCATGTCAGTTGGGATGAGACCTGGGATAACGATGACTGCCGGTTTGAGATTCGAGGGCGTGCCAGAGAGACCGCCGTTCATGGGGCAAACCTGCTTCTTGAGAGAACCATATCGACCACACTACGCAGCAAAGCTTTCACAATTGAAGACCGCGTTGAAAATCAGGGAGTGAGAGAAAGCCCCCTGATGGTTCTTTATCACTTCAACTTTGGCTACCCTCTTTTGACGGAAAACTCCCGGATATTCGCGTCTCCTTCAAAGGTCAATCCGATCGATGGATTGTCTCAGGAGAGTTTAGACAACTGGATGATGTTTGAAGCGCCGGTACGAAACCAGAAGGAACGAGTGTATTTCCACGAGATGAAACGCAAGACCAATGGTTGGGCTACAGTGGTCCTCGTTCGTGATCGCAATCGTCCCGACTTTGGTATTCGGCTCAGCTACGATGCAACGACGCTTCCGGAATTTGTACAGTGGAAGATGACCGGCGAGAATCATTTCGTGCTTGGTCTGGAGCCCGGGAATTGCAGGACGCTCGGTCGTTCAGCCGAACGCCAAAGAGGAACGCTCCAGACCATCCAACCCGGTGAAGTGCGCAGGTTCCAGATCGCCCTTGAAATTCTTGATAGCGCCCAGGCGGTGCAAGCGGCAATTGAAGATACGATCGTCCCTTAG
- a CDS encoding DUF1080 domain-containing protein translates to MFRQGFWRAAAVIAIASVGMVSPSLCNAQRPAAPPAGGGRFVQPEPIDFNDHTGWTQIFDGKTLNGWDGPPEVWHVEDGAIVGVSSDQHPSGTTNIIWRGGEVGNFRLRLEMKLEGTGANGGIQYRSTSVLPQIRQIPPERLAQMTEEQKLRFKRNQDTLQQHAKWNLMGYQGDFDYNNRYSGQLYEQDSPRGIIAWRGQVVATEPGQKPRLLATLGSSDELKSYIKPGEWNQFEIIADGHTFTHIINGHVMAVLVDTDPKFYKAEGLLAFEIEGGGDVKISHRNIWLKKLP, encoded by the coding sequence ATGTTCCGACAAGGTTTCTGGCGCGCCGCGGCTGTGATCGCTATTGCATCTGTTGGTATGGTCTCGCCATCGCTTTGCAATGCACAGCGTCCTGCCGCACCTCCTGCCGGTGGTGGCCGTTTCGTCCAGCCGGAACCGATCGATTTCAACGACCATACCGGGTGGACGCAGATCTTCGATGGCAAGACTCTGAACGGCTGGGATGGACCGCCAGAGGTCTGGCATGTCGAAGATGGCGCCATTGTTGGCGTTTCGAGCGACCAGCACCCGTCAGGAACGACCAATATTATCTGGCGCGGCGGCGAGGTGGGCAACTTCAGGCTCAGGCTTGAGATGAAGCTGGAAGGCACAGGAGCCAACGGCGGCATTCAATATCGCAGCACAAGCGTTCTGCCCCAGATACGCCAGATTCCACCTGAACGTCTTGCCCAGATGACCGAAGAGCAGAAGCTGAGATTCAAGCGCAACCAGGACACCTTACAGCAACATGCCAAGTGGAACCTGATGGGGTACCAGGGGGACTTCGACTACAACAACCGCTATTCCGGTCAGCTCTATGAACAGGACAGTCCGCGCGGAATCATTGCATGGCGCGGACAGGTGGTTGCAACCGAGCCCGGACAGAAGCCGAGGCTGCTTGCGACTCTGGGGAGTTCCGATGAGTTGAAGTCTTACATTAAGCCGGGTGAATGGAATCAGTTTGAGATCATAGCCGACGGTCACACTTTCACGCATATTATCAATGGGCACGTCATGGCGGTGCTTGTCGATACGGACCCCAAATTTTATAAAGCCGAGGGTCTGTTAGCATTTGAGATCGAAGGCGGAGGAGATGTAAAGATCTCGCACCGCAATATCTGGCTGAAGAAACTTCCATAA
- a CDS encoding Gfo/Idh/MocA family oxidoreductase has translation MAKKQLNVGLVGYGFMGKTHSNAFLQAPRFFDLPYRPVLKAVCARNADRVKGFAENWGFESIETDWRTLIQRNDIDLIDIASPNDTHAEIAVAAAKAGKIVMCEKPLARTASEAKAMVDAVESSKSPNMVWYNYRRVPALALLKELLNEGRFGRIFHYRSQFLQDWTISQDLPQGGEGLWRLDSSVAGSGVTGDLLAHNIDMALWLNGSLTEVAAMTETFIKERKHSLSGKMEPVGIDDASSFIGRFQNGSMALFEATRYARGHKALFTLEINGERASARWDLHDLHRLEYFDHRDEGRLRGWKSIHITDSDHPYMKQWWVPGLQIGYEHTFIHQVADFLKALGEGREVAPTFKDGLAVDHVTDAVLKSAKTKQWEAIAS, from the coding sequence ATGGCGAAGAAACAACTCAATGTCGGTCTGGTCGGCTATGGCTTCATGGGGAAGACACACTCGAATGCGTTCCTGCAAGCACCGCGCTTCTTCGATCTTCCTTACCGTCCTGTACTGAAGGCTGTTTGCGCGCGAAACGCCGACAGGGTGAAAGGGTTTGCCGAAAACTGGGGGTTTGAGTCGATCGAAACGGATTGGCGCACGCTGATTCAACGCAACGACATCGACTTGATCGATATTGCGAGCCCGAATGATACACATGCGGAGATTGCCGTCGCCGCCGCAAAGGCCGGAAAGATCGTGATGTGTGAGAAGCCTCTGGCGAGGACGGCCTCCGAAGCGAAGGCGATGGTAGACGCAGTCGAATCGTCGAAGAGTCCGAACATGGTCTGGTACAACTATCGCCGCGTTCCAGCTCTAGCTCTTCTGAAAGAGCTTTTGAACGAAGGTCGCTTCGGACGGATATTTCACTATCGCTCGCAGTTTCTACAGGACTGGACGATCTCCCAGGATCTCCCGCAAGGCGGCGAGGGCTTGTGGCGTCTCGATTCTTCCGTGGCCGGCAGCGGTGTTACGGGCGATCTTCTTGCACACAATATCGATATGGCATTGTGGCTGAATGGATCACTCACTGAAGTTGCCGCGATGACGGAGACTTTCATTAAGGAACGCAAGCACAGCCTGAGCGGAAAGATGGAGCCTGTTGGAATTGACGATGCCAGCTCCTTTATCGGCCGCTTTCAAAACGGCTCAATGGCGCTCTTTGAGGCGACGCGATACGCCCGTGGCCACAAAGCACTCTTTACATTGGAGATCAACGGAGAACGCGCATCGGCCAGATGGGACCTGCATGACCTCCATCGCCTGGAATACTTCGACCATCGCGATGAGGGACGCCTGCGCGGCTGGAAGAGCATTCACATTACCGATAGCGACCACCCTTACATGAAGCAGTGGTGGGTACCTGGCTTACAGATTGGTTACGAACATACGTTCATTCATCAAGTGGCCGACTTTCTGAAAGCCCTCGGTGAGGGGCGCGAAGTGGCACCTACCTTCAAGGACGGGTTGGCGGTCGACCATGTCACTGACGCCGTTCTGAAGTCGGCGAAAACGAAGCAGTGGGAAGCGATCGCTTCCTGA
- a CDS encoding TIM barrel protein, which yields MWPGLVGKGPDSEPPIDLKTMLDMTAAAEVDGAKFDGVDLFASLPHVDIDSTRDDLSRLADDIAGRNLVVGSLVAPVWPPTGGGSAMGSDEECGRFLTQVRKACSMAKTLRELGVRHYGVVRIDSATSPAEWAKDPAGNTKRIATTFREAGTIAESFGERLAAEGEICWGGMHGWKHMVELLELVGMPKTVGFQADMAHSLLYTLGYNSPESRLLPENFDWSQQDVLMEALRKLTDALRPWTMDFHVAQNDGTVHGTGSHDKTGRHCPADDPNGKMDIVKVAGLWMRSSDGSSTRAFQHICWDGCMFPNATMNSPKTWNEVLRTLIAVRDAHGWE from the coding sequence ATGTGGCCCGGTCTGGTGGGCAAGGGGCCAGACTCGGAGCCGCCGATCGACCTCAAGACGATGCTGGACATGACGGCAGCGGCGGAGGTCGATGGAGCGAAGTTTGACGGCGTCGACCTGTTCGCCTCCCTGCCGCATGTGGATATCGATTCGACGCGAGACGATCTCTCAAGGCTTGCGGATGATATCGCAGGGAGGAACCTCGTCGTCGGTTCGCTTGTCGCGCCGGTCTGGCCTCCGACGGGAGGCGGCTCGGCGATGGGCTCCGATGAAGAGTGTGGAAGATTTCTGACGCAGGTCAGGAAAGCATGTTCCATGGCGAAGACGCTGCGGGAACTCGGCGTGAGGCACTACGGCGTCGTGCGAATCGATTCGGCCACCAGCCCAGCGGAGTGGGCCAAGGACCCGGCAGGAAATACGAAGCGAATTGCCACGACGTTTCGCGAGGCTGGAACGATCGCGGAGAGCTTTGGGGAACGGCTCGCGGCGGAAGGTGAGATCTGCTGGGGAGGCATGCACGGCTGGAAGCATATGGTGGAGCTTCTGGAGCTTGTAGGGATGCCGAAGACGGTTGGCTTTCAGGCTGACATGGCCCACTCGCTGCTCTACACGCTTGGTTACAACTCGCCGGAGAGCCGCCTGTTGCCGGAGAACTTCGACTGGTCGCAACAGGATGTGCTGATGGAGGCTCTGCGTAAGCTGACCGACGCGCTTCGTCCCTGGACGATGGACTTCCACGTCGCGCAGAACGACGGCACCGTGCATGGCACGGGTTCGCACGACAAGACTGGACGCCACTGTCCGGCGGACGATCCAAACGGCAAGATGGACATCGTCAAGGTGGCCGGTCTGTGGATGCGCAGCAGCGATGGCAGTTCTACCAGAGCGTTTCAGCATATCTGTTGGGATGGCTGCATGTTCCCCAATGCGACGATGAACTCGCCGAAGACATGGAATGAAGTGCTCCGGACGTTGATTGCTGTTCGCGATGCGCATGGATGGGAGTAA